One Peterkaempfera bronchialis DNA window includes the following coding sequences:
- a CDS encoding aminotransferase-like domain-containing protein: MTSRADVPALAARAASVGASPVREILALTERPEVISFAGGLPAPELFDAEGIRAAYDRVLAEQPRRVLQYSTTEGDPALRAAVAGRLAARGLPTGPEELVVTAGSQQALTLIATALLEPGDVVLVEDPTYLAALQCFGFAGARVVPVPSDGDGVDPGALAELVVRERPKLLYLVPNFQNPTGRTLPAERRRAVAEVAARHGLWIVEDDPYGELRFSGEPVPWIASLDGAADRTVLLGSFSKVMAPGMRLGWLRAPAALRRACVIAKQAADLHSSTVDQAAAARYLADADLDGHLARVRGAYRERRDALLGGLPEALPQGSAWNRPEGGMFVWVRLPDGQDATALLREAVAHDVAYVPGAPFYAGPPDRGALRMSFTTHTPEEIGVGLKRLAAVFGQR, encoded by the coding sequence ATGACGAGCCGAGCTGATGTGCCTGCCCTTGCTGCCCGTGCTGCCTCGGTCGGGGCCTCTCCGGTACGGGAGATCCTGGCGCTCACCGAGCGGCCCGAGGTGATCTCGTTTGCGGGCGGGCTGCCGGCGCCGGAGCTGTTCGATGCCGAGGGGATCCGGGCGGCGTATGACCGGGTGCTGGCGGAGCAGCCTCGGCGGGTGCTCCAGTACTCGACCACGGAGGGGGATCCGGCGCTGCGGGCGGCGGTGGCGGGGCGGCTGGCGGCGCGGGGGCTGCCGACCGGGCCGGAGGAGCTGGTGGTGACGGCCGGTTCGCAGCAGGCGCTGACGCTGATCGCCACGGCGCTGCTGGAGCCGGGGGATGTGGTGCTGGTCGAGGATCCGACGTATCTGGCGGCGTTGCAGTGCTTCGGCTTCGCGGGTGCGCGGGTGGTGCCGGTGCCGTCGGACGGGGACGGGGTGGACCCGGGGGCGCTGGCGGAGCTGGTGGTCCGGGAGCGGCCCAAGCTGCTGTACCTCGTCCCGAACTTCCAGAACCCGACCGGTCGTACGCTGCCCGCCGAGCGGCGGCGGGCGGTGGCGGAGGTGGCGGCGCGGCACGGGCTGTGGATCGTGGAGGACGACCCGTACGGCGAACTGCGGTTCAGTGGCGAGCCGGTGCCGTGGATCGCGTCACTGGACGGCGCGGCGGACCGCACGGTGCTGCTGGGCAGCTTCTCCAAGGTCATGGCGCCGGGGATGCGGCTGGGCTGGCTGCGGGCGCCGGCCGCGCTGCGCCGTGCCTGCGTGATCGCCAAGCAGGCCGCCGATCTGCACTCCTCCACGGTGGACCAGGCGGCGGCGGCCCGGTATCTGGCGGATGCGGATCTGGATGGGCATCTGGCGCGGGTGCGGGGCGCATACCGCGAGCGCCGGGACGCGCTGCTCGGGGGGCTTCCGGAGGCGCTGCCGCAGGGGAGTGCGTGGAACCGTCCGGAGGGCGGGATGTTCGTCTGGGTGCGGCTGCCGGACGGTCAGGATGCGACGGCCCTGCTGCGGGAGGCGGTCGCCCACGATGTGGCGTATGTGCCCGGGGCGCCCTTCTACGCGGGGCCGCCGGACCGGGGGGCGCTGCGGATGTCGTTCACCACGCACACTCCGGAGGAGATCGGGGTGGGGCTGAAGCGGTTGGCGGCGGTGTTCGGGCAGCGGTAG
- a CDS encoding response regulator: protein MIRQLIRVNLELEGFEVVTAADGAECLEIVERVQPDVVTLDVVMPRLDGLRTAARLRCDPGTSHLRIAIVSACTPADLERGESVGVDGYLGKPFEPVDLVELVRRLMALPPGRATREGGGGGGAGVGLGSAARPDRRFRSPRTD from the coding sequence GTGATCCGACAGCTGATCAGGGTCAATCTCGAACTTGAGGGGTTCGAGGTGGTGACCGCCGCCGACGGTGCCGAGTGCCTGGAGATCGTGGAGCGAGTCCAGCCCGACGTCGTCACCCTCGATGTGGTCATGCCCCGGTTGGACGGGTTGCGGACGGCGGCGCGGCTGCGCTGCGATCCGGGGACCAGCCATCTGCGCATCGCCATAGTCAGCGCCTGCACCCCGGCGGATCTGGAGCGCGGGGAGTCGGTCGGGGTGGACGGCTACCTCGGCAAGCCGTTCGAGCCGGTCGATCTGGTGGAGCTGGTGCGCCGGCTGATGGCGCTGCCCCCGGGCCGGGCGACCCGCGAGGGCGGTGGCGGCGGGGGAGCCGGGGTGGGTCTGGGGTCGGCGGCGCGACCCGACCGAAGGTTCCGCTCTCCGCGAACGGATTAG
- the argS gene encoding arginine--tRNA ligase: protein MTPAELSQAVLSAVRAAVEAGELTVAVPEQVTVERPKNKDHGDYATNVALQLAKSAGKPPRQVAELVSARLAKVPGVAGVDIAGPGFLNITLDAATQGGLARTVVEAGEAYGRNDAFQGLKINLEFVSANPTGPIHIGGVRWAAVGDSLGRILRAGGAEVTTEYYINDAGVQISKFGASLHASANGWPVPEDGYVGEYIGDIAKQIVDAHPGVLDLPDAEQLEVFRAEGLKLMVAEIQRSMEEFGVHFDVWFSEKSLHDSGAVEKAIERLRAQGHVFDQDGAIWLRTTDFGDDKDRVLVKADGDTTYFASDAAYYLSKRDRGNEVNVYMLGADHHGYVGRLKAIVACAGDDPERNIEVLIGQFVKMLKDGEEVRMSKRAGNIITIDDVVDWIGVDAARYSLARSSTDSTLTLDIDVLTSQSNENPVYYVQYAHARMSSVARNAAQLGIDKGAAADFKPELLATEWESELLGMVGEFPRVVAAAGELREPHRVARYLEQLAGTYHRFYDNCRILPRGDEEATDLTRARLWLAEATRTVIANGLGLLGVSAPERM, encoded by the coding sequence GTGACACCCGCAGAGCTTTCCCAGGCAGTGCTGTCCGCGGTTCGCGCCGCCGTCGAGGCGGGCGAGCTGACCGTCGCCGTGCCCGAGCAGGTGACCGTCGAGCGGCCCAAGAACAAGGACCACGGCGACTACGCCACCAATGTGGCCCTCCAGCTCGCCAAGTCGGCCGGGAAGCCGCCGCGACAGGTGGCGGAGCTGGTCTCCGCGCGTCTGGCCAAGGTGCCGGGTGTCGCCGGGGTGGACATCGCCGGCCCCGGCTTCCTCAACATCACCCTGGACGCCGCCACCCAGGGCGGGCTGGCCCGCACCGTGGTGGAGGCGGGCGAGGCGTACGGGCGCAATGACGCCTTCCAGGGTCTGAAGATCAACCTGGAGTTCGTCTCCGCCAACCCCACCGGCCCGATCCACATCGGCGGTGTCCGCTGGGCGGCGGTCGGCGACTCGCTCGGCCGGATCCTCCGGGCGGGCGGCGCCGAGGTGACCACCGAGTACTACATCAACGACGCCGGGGTGCAGATCTCCAAGTTCGGCGCCTCCCTGCACGCCTCGGCCAACGGCTGGCCGGTGCCCGAGGACGGCTATGTCGGCGAGTACATCGGCGACATCGCCAAGCAGATCGTGGACGCGCACCCGGGCGTGCTGGACCTGCCCGACGCCGAGCAGCTGGAGGTGTTCCGCGCCGAGGGCCTGAAGCTGATGGTGGCCGAGATCCAGCGCTCCATGGAGGAGTTCGGCGTCCACTTCGACGTCTGGTTCTCCGAGAAGTCGCTGCATGACTCGGGCGCCGTGGAGAAGGCGATCGAGCGGCTGCGCGCCCAGGGCCATGTCTTCGACCAGGACGGCGCCATCTGGCTGCGCACCACCGACTTCGGCGACGACAAGGACCGGGTCCTGGTCAAGGCGGACGGGGACACCACCTACTTCGCCTCCGACGCCGCCTACTACCTCTCCAAGCGGGACCGTGGCAACGAGGTCAACGTCTACATGCTGGGCGCCGACCACCACGGCTACGTGGGCCGCCTCAAGGCGATCGTGGCCTGCGCCGGAGACGACCCCGAGCGCAATATCGAGGTCCTCATCGGCCAGTTTGTGAAGATGCTCAAGGACGGCGAAGAGGTCCGCATGTCCAAGCGGGCCGGCAACATCATCACCATCGACGACGTGGTCGACTGGATCGGGGTGGACGCGGCCCGCTACTCGCTGGCGCGCTCCTCCACCGACTCCACGCTCACCCTCGACATCGACGTGCTCACCAGCCAGTCGAACGAGAACCCGGTCTACTACGTGCAGTATGCGCACGCCCGGATGAGCTCCGTCGCCCGCAACGCCGCCCAGCTGGGCATCGACAAGGGCGCCGCCGCCGACTTCAAGCCGGAGCTGCTGGCCACCGAGTGGGAGTCGGAGCTGCTGGGCATGGTCGGCGAGTTCCCGCGCGTGGTCGCCGCCGCAGGCGAGCTGCGCGAGCCGCACCGGGTGGCCCGCTACCTGGAGCAGCTGGCCGGCACGTACCACCGCTTCTACGACAACTGCCGGATCCTGCCGCGCGGCGACGAGGAGGCCACCGACCTCACCCGCGCCCGGCTCTGGCTGGCCGAGGCGACCCGTACGGTGATCGCCAACGGCCTCGGTCTGCTCGGCGTCTCGGCCCCCGAGCGCATGTGA
- the lysA gene encoding diaminopimelate decarboxylase has translation MSRSAHPAGPRHGDVLPEGHYSAPPADLNALDPKVWSRTVARGPLGGAATVGGVDVRTLAEEFGTPAYILDEDDFRARARGWREAFGEDADVFYAGKAFLCRAVVRWLHEEGLNLDVCSGGELAVALSAGMPAERIAFHGNNKSAHELEQAVAAGVGRIVVDSFEEIARLAFIADEQGVRQKVLVRVTVGVEAHTHEFIATAHEDQKFGLSLSGGGAAEAVRRVLKLESLELVGIHSHIGSQIFDTAGFEVAARRVVGLLSEIRDEHGIQLPEIDLGGGLGIAYTSEDDPSEPTLIAKALFEIVRRECAAAGLRVPRLSVEPGRAIAGPTTFTLYEVGTVKHLDGLRTYVSVDGGMSDNIRTALYDAEYSVALVSRSSDAEPMLTRVVGKHCESGDIVVRDAFLPADLAPGDLIAVPATGAYCRSMASNYNHVLRPPVVAVREGRARVVVRRETEEDLLRLDIDC, from the coding sequence ATGAGCCGCTCCGCGCACCCCGCGGGCCCGCGCCACGGCGACGTCCTGCCCGAGGGCCACTACAGCGCCCCGCCCGCCGACCTCAACGCCCTTGACCCCAAGGTCTGGTCGCGCACCGTCGCCCGGGGCCCGCTGGGCGGCGCCGCCACCGTCGGCGGGGTCGATGTGCGGACCCTGGCCGAGGAGTTCGGCACCCCCGCGTACATCCTGGACGAGGACGACTTCCGCGCCCGGGCGCGCGGCTGGCGGGAGGCGTTCGGCGAGGACGCCGACGTCTTCTACGCGGGCAAGGCGTTCCTCTGCCGGGCGGTGGTGCGCTGGTTGCACGAGGAGGGCCTCAACCTCGATGTGTGCAGCGGTGGCGAGTTGGCCGTGGCCCTCTCTGCCGGGATGCCGGCCGAGCGGATCGCCTTCCACGGCAACAACAAGTCGGCGCATGAGCTGGAGCAGGCGGTGGCGGCGGGCGTCGGCCGGATCGTGGTCGACTCCTTCGAGGAGATCGCCCGGCTGGCCTTCATCGCCGACGAGCAGGGCGTACGGCAGAAGGTGCTGGTCCGGGTGACCGTCGGGGTGGAGGCGCACACCCACGAGTTCATCGCCACCGCCCACGAGGACCAGAAGTTCGGCCTCTCGCTCAGCGGCGGCGGCGCCGCCGAGGCGGTGCGGCGGGTACTGAAGCTGGAGAGCCTGGAACTGGTCGGCATCCACTCGCACATCGGCTCGCAGATCTTCGACACCGCCGGGTTCGAGGTGGCCGCGCGCCGGGTGGTCGGCCTGCTGAGCGAGATCCGCGACGAGCATGGGATCCAGCTGCCGGAGATCGACCTCGGCGGCGGCCTCGGCATCGCGTACACCAGCGAGGACGACCCCAGCGAGCCGACGCTGATCGCCAAGGCGCTCTTCGAGATCGTGCGCCGGGAGTGCGCTGCGGCCGGGCTGCGGGTGCCCCGGCTGTCGGTGGAGCCGGGCCGGGCCATCGCCGGTCCGACCACCTTCACGCTGTACGAGGTCGGCACCGTCAAGCACCTGGACGGCCTGCGCACCTATGTCAGCGTGGACGGCGGCATGTCGGACAACATCCGCACCGCCCTGTACGACGCCGAGTACTCGGTGGCGCTGGTCTCCCGCTCCTCGGACGCGGAGCCGATGCTGACCCGGGTGGTCGGCAAGCACTGCGAGTCGGGTGACATCGTGGTGCGGGACGCCTTCCTCCCCGCCGACCTGGCGCCGGGCGACCTGATCGCGGTCCCGGCCACGGGTGCCTACTGCCGCTCCATGGCCAGCAACTACAACCATGTGCTGCGTCCGCCGGTGGTGGCGGTCCGCGAGGGCCGGGCCAGGGTGGTCGTACGGCGGGAGACGGAAGAGGATCTTCTGCGCCTCGATATCGATTGCTGA
- a CDS encoding homoserine dehydrogenase, which translates to MMRTRPLKVALLGCGVVGSEVARIMTTHAADLAARIGAPVELAGVAVRRAGRPRPGVPEHLVTTDATELVKRGDIDVVVEVIGGIEPARGLILSAFEHGASVVSANKALLAQDGAALHAAAVGAGVDLYYEAAVAGAIPLIRPLRESLAGDKVNRVLGIVNGTTNFILDKMDSSGAGYSEALEEATALGYAEADPTADVEGFDAAAKAAILAGIAFHTRVTAAEVYREGITEVTAADIRSAKEMGCVVKLLAICERARDGRSVTARVHPAMIPLSHPLASVREAYNAVFVEAEAAGRLMFYGPGAGGSPTASAVLGDLVAVCRNKIAEATGPGESAYTELPARPMGDVVTRYHVSLDVADRAGVLAQVATVFAEHGVSIDTVRQQGRDGDASLVVVTHRATDAALSATVDKLRALDSVRDVASIMRVEGE; encoded by the coding sequence ATGATGCGTACGCGGCCGCTGAAGGTGGCGCTGCTGGGCTGTGGAGTGGTGGGCTCCGAGGTGGCGCGCATCATGACGACGCACGCCGCCGACCTCGCCGCGCGCATCGGTGCGCCGGTGGAGCTCGCGGGGGTGGCGGTGCGCAGGGCCGGTCGGCCGCGCCCCGGCGTACCCGAGCACCTGGTCACCACCGACGCCACCGAGCTGGTCAAACGCGGCGACATCGACGTCGTGGTGGAGGTGATCGGCGGGATCGAGCCGGCCCGGGGGCTGATCCTCTCGGCCTTCGAGCACGGCGCCTCGGTGGTCTCCGCCAACAAGGCGCTGCTGGCCCAGGACGGCGCGGCGCTGCACGCCGCGGCGGTCGGTGCCGGGGTGGACCTGTACTACGAGGCCGCCGTGGCCGGAGCCATCCCGCTGATCCGCCCGCTGCGCGAGTCGCTGGCCGGTGACAAGGTCAACCGGGTGCTGGGCATCGTCAACGGCACCACCAACTTCATCCTGGACAAGATGGACTCCTCCGGCGCCGGGTACTCCGAGGCGCTGGAGGAGGCCACCGCGCTGGGCTATGCCGAGGCCGACCCCACCGCCGACGTGGAGGGGTTCGACGCGGCGGCGAAGGCGGCGATCCTGGCCGGGATCGCCTTCCACACCCGGGTCACCGCGGCCGAGGTCTACCGCGAGGGCATCACCGAGGTCACTGCGGCCGACATCCGCAGCGCCAAGGAGATGGGCTGCGTGGTGAAGCTGCTCGCCATCTGCGAGCGAGCCCGGGACGGCCGCAGTGTCACCGCCCGCGTCCACCCCGCGATGATCCCGCTCAGCCATCCGCTGGCGTCGGTCCGCGAGGCGTACAACGCGGTCTTCGTGGAGGCCGAGGCGGCCGGCCGGCTGATGTTCTACGGCCCGGGCGCCGGCGGCTCGCCGACCGCCAGCGCCGTCCTCGGCGACCTGGTCGCGGTCTGCCGCAACAAGATCGCCGAGGCCACCGGGCCCGGCGAGTCGGCCTACACCGAGCTGCCGGCCCGCCCGATGGGCGATGTCGTCACCCGCTACCACGTCAGCCTGGACGTGGCCGACCGCGCGGGCGTGCTCGCCCAGGTCGCGACCGTCTTCGCCGAGCACGGTGTCTCCATCGACACCGTGCGCCAGCAGGGCCGCGACGGCGATGCCTCGCTTGTGGTGGTCACCCACCGCGCCACCGACGCCGCCCTGTCGGCGACGGTCGACAAGCTCCGCGCGCTGGACAGCGTGCGAGACGTGGCCAGCATCATGCGGGTCGAAGGGGAGTAG
- the thrC gene encoding threonine synthase: MNAVVDSPRRHTHQWRGLIEEYRDRLPVTDTTPVVTLLEGGTPLVPAQLLSERTGCDVYLKVEGANPTGSFKDRGMTMAISQAKEQGAQAVICASTGNTSASAAAYAVRAGMVCAVLVPQGKIALGKMGQALVHGASILQVDGNFDDCLTLARGLSEKYPVALVNSVNPARIEGQKTASFEIVDALGDAPDIHVLPVGNAGNITAYWKGYREYAADGMATRTPRMWGFQASGSAPIVDGAPVLQPQTIATAIRIGNPASWDFALAARDESGGLIDKVTDRQILSAYRLLASREGVFVEPASAASVAGLLYAAEQGLVDPGQRIVCTVTGNGLKDPDWAVMGAPQPVVVPVDADAAAERLGLTG; this comes from the coding sequence ATGAACGCCGTCGTCGACAGCCCCCGGCGCCACACCCACCAGTGGCGGGGCCTCATCGAGGAGTACCGCGACCGGCTGCCGGTCACGGACACCACCCCGGTGGTCACCCTCCTTGAGGGCGGTACGCCGCTCGTCCCGGCACAGCTGCTCTCCGAGCGCACCGGATGCGACGTCTACCTCAAGGTCGAGGGCGCCAATCCGACCGGCTCCTTCAAGGACCGGGGCATGACCATGGCCATCTCGCAGGCCAAGGAGCAGGGCGCGCAGGCCGTCATCTGCGCCTCCACCGGCAACACCTCCGCCTCCGCCGCCGCGTATGCGGTGCGGGCCGGGATGGTCTGCGCGGTGCTGGTGCCGCAGGGCAAGATCGCGCTGGGCAAGATGGGCCAGGCGCTGGTGCACGGCGCCTCCATCCTCCAGGTGGACGGCAACTTCGACGACTGCCTCACCCTCGCCCGTGGGCTCTCCGAGAAGTACCCGGTGGCCCTGGTGAACTCGGTGAACCCGGCCCGGATCGAGGGCCAGAAGACGGCCTCCTTCGAGATCGTGGACGCGCTCGGCGACGCGCCGGACATCCATGTCCTGCCGGTCGGCAACGCGGGCAACATCACCGCCTACTGGAAGGGCTACCGGGAGTACGCGGCGGACGGCATGGCCACCCGCACGCCCCGGATGTGGGGCTTCCAGGCGTCCGGCTCGGCGCCGATCGTCGATGGCGCCCCGGTGCTCCAGCCGCAGACCATCGCCACCGCCATCCGGATCGGCAACCCGGCCTCCTGGGACTTCGCGCTGGCCGCCCGGGACGAATCCGGCGGCCTGATCGACAAGGTGACCGACCGTCAGATCCTCTCCGCGTACCGGCTGCTGGCCTCCCGCGAGGGCGTCTTCGTGGAGCCGGCCTCGGCCGCGTCGGTGGCCGGGCTGCTGTACGCCGCCGAGCAGGGCCTGGTCGACCCCGGCCAGCGGATCGTCTGCACCGTCACCGGCAACGGCCTCAAGGACCCCGACTGGGCGGTGATGGGCGCTCCCCAGCCCGTGGTGGTCCCGGTGGACGCCGACGCGGCCGCGGAGCGGCTCGGCCTGACCGGCTGA
- the thrB gene encoding homoserine kinase — MAGPAFRAAAVRVRVPATSANLGPGFDAFGLALGLYDDVVVRVADSGLHVDIAGEGADTLARDERHLVVRSLRAAFEVLGGQPRGLEVVCANRIPHGRGLGSSSAAICAGIVAARAVTIGGPSALDDAGLLALASELEGHPDNVAACLYGGFTVAWTEDDTARAIRLDPSPEVVPVVFVPATPLLTETARGLLPRTVPHADAAVNAGRAALLVEALTRRPELLLPATEDRIHQDYRSAAMPESTALVAALRAEGVAAVVSGAGPTVLALAHDGTADKLTHFAGPEWAAHRLELDHRGASVLPLDV; from the coding sequence ATGGCCGGTCCCGCGTTCCGCGCCGCAGCCGTCCGGGTGCGGGTCCCCGCGACCAGCGCCAACCTCGGCCCCGGCTTCGACGCCTTCGGACTCGCGCTGGGCCTCTACGACGACGTCGTGGTCCGGGTCGCCGACTCCGGGCTGCATGTGGACATAGCGGGCGAGGGCGCCGACACCCTGGCCCGCGACGAGCGCCACCTGGTGGTGCGGTCGCTGCGCGCGGCCTTCGAGGTGCTCGGCGGCCAGCCGCGCGGCCTGGAGGTGGTCTGCGCCAACCGCATACCCCACGGCCGTGGCCTCGGCTCCTCCTCCGCCGCGATCTGCGCCGGTATCGTCGCCGCCCGCGCGGTGACCATCGGCGGCCCGTCCGCGCTGGACGACGCCGGGCTGCTGGCGCTCGCATCCGAGCTGGAGGGCCATCCGGACAATGTCGCGGCCTGCCTCTACGGCGGCTTCACGGTGGCCTGGACCGAGGACGACACGGCCCGCGCCATCCGGCTCGACCCGTCGCCCGAGGTCGTCCCGGTGGTCTTCGTCCCGGCCACGCCGCTGCTCACCGAGACCGCTCGCGGCCTGCTGCCGCGCACCGTTCCGCACGCCGACGCCGCTGTGAACGCCGGCCGCGCCGCACTGCTGGTGGAGGCGCTCACCCGGCGCCCCGAACTGCTGCTGCCGGCCACCGAGGACCGCATCCACCAGGACTACCGGTCCGCCGCCATGCCGGAGAGCACCGCGCTGGTCGCCGCCCTGCGGGCGGAGGGCGTCGCTGCGGTCGTCTCCGGCGCCGGACCGACCGTGCTGGCCCTGGCGCACGACGGTACGGCCGACAAGCTCACCCACTTCGCAGGCCCGGAGTGGGCGGCGCACCGCCTGGAGCTCGACCACCGCGGTGCGTCGGTCCTGCCGCTCGACGTCTGA
- the rho gene encoding transcription termination factor Rho produces the protein MSDTTDLMGARPDADAPDAAAAAPAPKRRRNTGSGLNGLVLAELQQLASGLGISGTGRMRKSQLIDAIKEKNGGDPLLAGGEAPAAPAAKRTTKAKAAAAKDEEGAAAEEKPVRRTRARAAAAEPAPQIEIPGQVAGDNAAAETAPPARAERPRRRATSAAGTPAAGTASAAAEPVQEAVAERAEPTAALATETREKAAEDARQVGDGRRERRDRRDRTDRGDRVERTDRGDRADRQEAGDGQGGVDGGQGGDRETRRDRRNRRDRDRDRQGGDRQLGDRQESRQETRQDGGQGRDQGRDQGRDQARDQGRDQARDQQGGQGRDQRRDQQQQDEDDFDGGRRGRRGRYRDRNRRGGRREGFEGTSEPQIGEDDVLIPVAGILDILDNYAFVRTSGYLPGPNDVYVSLAQVRKNGLRKGDAITGAVRQPREGERREKFNALVRLDSVNGMDPEAGRNRPEFGKLTPLYPQERLRLETDPSVLTTRIIDLVAPIGKGQRGLIVAPPKTGKTMIMQAIANAITHNNPECHLMVVLVDERPEEVTDMQRSVKGEVISSTFDRPAEDHTVVAELAIERAKRLVELGHDVVILLDSITRLGRAYNLAAPASGRILSGGVDSTALYPPKKFFGAARNIENGGSLTILATALVETGSRADEVVFEEFKGTGNMELRLDRKLSDKRIFPAVDVDASSTRKEEILLGSEELAIVWKLRRVLHALDQQQAIELLLDRMKKTSSNGEFLMQIAKTTPGNMD, from the coding sequence GTGAGCGACACCACCGATCTGATGGGCGCGCGCCCGGACGCCGATGCTCCGGACGCAGCGGCTGCGGCCCCCGCGCCCAAGCGTCGCCGGAACACGGGCTCCGGCCTCAACGGCCTGGTTCTCGCCGAGCTTCAGCAGCTCGCCTCCGGTCTTGGTATCAGTGGCACCGGGCGCATGCGCAAGAGCCAGCTGATCGACGCCATCAAGGAGAAGAACGGCGGCGACCCGCTGCTGGCCGGCGGTGAGGCCCCGGCCGCCCCGGCCGCCAAGCGGACCACCAAGGCCAAGGCCGCTGCGGCCAAGGACGAGGAGGGCGCTGCCGCCGAGGAGAAGCCGGTCCGGCGCACCCGGGCCCGCGCCGCCGCGGCCGAGCCCGCGCCGCAGATCGAGATCCCCGGCCAGGTGGCGGGCGACAACGCCGCCGCCGAGACCGCGCCGCCGGCCCGCGCCGAGCGGCCGCGCCGCCGGGCGACGTCGGCTGCGGGCACCCCGGCGGCCGGTACCGCCTCGGCTGCTGCCGAGCCCGTGCAGGAGGCCGTCGCCGAGCGCGCCGAGCCGACCGCCGCGCTGGCCACCGAGACCCGTGAGAAGGCCGCCGAGGACGCCCGCCAGGTCGGCGACGGCCGCCGTGAGCGCCGGGACCGCCGCGACCGTACCGACCGTGGTGACCGGGTCGAGCGCACCGACCGTGGCGACCGGGCCGACCGCCAGGAGGCCGGCGACGGCCAGGGCGGTGTCGACGGCGGCCAGGGCGGCGACCGCGAGACCCGCCGCGACCGGCGCAACCGCCGCGACCGGGACCGTGACCGCCAGGGCGGCGACCGCCAGCTGGGCGACCGCCAGGAGAGCCGTCAGGAGACCCGCCAGGACGGCGGCCAGGGCCGCGACCAGGGTCGTGACCAGGGTCGTGACCAGGCCCGCGACCAGGGCCGTGACCAGGCCCGCGACCAACAGGGCGGCCAAGGCCGCGACCAGCGCCGCGACCAGCAGCAGCAGGACGAGGACGACTTCGACGGTGGCCGCCGCGGTCGCCGTGGCCGCTACCGCGACCGCAACCGCCGGGGTGGCCGCCGCGAGGGCTTCGAGGGCACCAGCGAGCCGCAGATCGGCGAGGACGACGTCCTGATCCCGGTCGCCGGCATCCTGGACATCCTGGACAACTACGCGTTTGTGCGGACCTCCGGCTACCTGCCCGGCCCCAACGACGTGTATGTCTCGCTGGCCCAGGTCCGCAAGAACGGCCTGCGCAAGGGTGACGCGATCACCGGTGCGGTGCGCCAGCCGCGCGAGGGCGAGCGCCGCGAGAAGTTCAATGCGCTGGTGCGCCTGGACTCGGTGAACGGCATGGACCCGGAGGCCGGCCGCAACCGCCCCGAGTTCGGCAAGCTCACCCCGCTGTACCCGCAGGAGCGGCTCCGCCTGGAGACCGACCCGAGCGTGCTGACCACCCGGATCATCGACCTGGTCGCCCCGATCGGCAAGGGCCAGCGCGGTCTGATCGTCGCCCCGCCGAAGACCGGCAAGACGATGATCATGCAGGCCATCGCCAATGCGATCACCCATAACAACCCCGAGTGCCACCTGATGGTCGTCCTGGTCGACGAGCGTCCGGAAGAGGTCACCGACATGCAGCGGTCGGTCAAGGGCGAGGTCATCTCCTCGACCTTCGACCGACCGGCCGAGGACCACACGGTCGTCGCCGAGCTGGCCATCGAGCGCGCCAAGCGCCTGGTGGAGCTGGGCCATGACGTGGTCATCCTGCTGGACTCGATCACCCGTCTGGGCCGTGCCTACAACCTGGCGGCGCCGGCCTCCGGCCGCATCCTGTCCGGTGGTGTCGACTCGACCGCGCTCTACCCGCCGAAGAAGTTCTTCGGTGCCGCGCGCAACATCGAGAACGGCGGCTCGCTGACCATCCTCGCCACCGCCCTGGTGGAGACCGGCTCCCGGGCCGACGAGGTGGTCTTCGAGGAGTTCAAGGGCACCGGCAACATGGAGCTCAGGCTCGACCGCAAGCTCTCCGACAAGCGGATCTTCCCGGCGGTGGACGTGGACGCCTCGTCCACCCGCAAGGAGGAGATCCTGCTGGGCAGCGAGGAGCTGGCCATCGTCTGGAAGCTGCGCCGGGTGCTGCACGCGCTGGACCAGCAGCAGGCCATCGAGCTGCTGCTGGACCGGATGAAGAAGACCAGCAGCAACGGCGAGTTCCTGATGCAGATCGCCAAGACGACGCCGGGCAACATGGACTGA